One segment of Paenibacillus rhizovicinus DNA contains the following:
- a CDS encoding response regulator transcription factor, whose amino-acid sequence MNKTVLIVEDEKKLRELIADYLEAEGLAWREAGNGDEAVALFRECSPDLVILDILMPGLDGYDVCEEIRKQSDVPVLFLTAKSEEEDKLLGYDLGADDYMTKPFSPKVLAAKVKALLRRTEITKSGRSAAEAEGNLVDMSGMHIDISGRDVSLDGVQLAMTPKEFDLLLYFTSHRNIVLSRDQILQHVWGYDYEGDVRTVDTHVKRLRQKLGTRADWIATLRGNGYRFKVTP is encoded by the coding sequence GTGAATAAAACGGTGCTGATCGTCGAGGACGAGAAGAAACTGCGGGAGTTGATCGCCGATTATTTGGAAGCCGAGGGGCTGGCATGGCGGGAGGCCGGCAACGGAGACGAGGCGGTCGCCTTATTCCGCGAATGCTCGCCGGATCTCGTCATCCTCGATATTCTGATGCCTGGCCTGGACGGCTATGATGTATGCGAGGAAATCCGCAAGCAATCGGATGTGCCGGTGCTGTTTCTGACCGCCAAGAGTGAAGAAGAAGACAAGCTGCTCGGTTACGATCTCGGCGCCGACGATTATATGACCAAGCCATTCAGCCCGAAAGTACTTGCGGCGAAAGTAAAAGCGCTGCTGCGGCGGACGGAGATTACCAAATCCGGGCGATCAGCAGCCGAGGCGGAGGGTAACCTTGTCGATATGAGCGGCATGCATATCGATATCTCCGGAAGGGATGTTTCGCTTGATGGCGTTCAGCTCGCAATGACGCCCAAAGAATTTGATTTACTCCTTTATTTCACCAGCCACCGTAACATCGTGCTCAGCCGGGATCAGATTTTGCAGCATGTGTGGGGCTACGATTACGAGGGCGATGTGCGGACGGTCGATACGCACGTCAAGCGGCTGCGGCAGAAGCTTGGCACTCGCGCGGATTGGATCGCAACGCTGCGCGGCAACGGTTACCGGTTCAAGGTGACGCCATGA
- a CDS encoding GNAT family N-acetyltransferase produces MAVALEKVTEGGLNTLKNLFELAAYDLSEWSGANIGEGGQYLQDLDCKSWYENPDYRLFFIRVEGLLAGCIVIRYLNDENMYYLNHFFVLRKFRGKRIGKEAATMAFNLYEGKWRVSEFDWNVPAQLFWRKVIQGYTNDSFIESRRKDNKGPAQEFTNQKL; encoded by the coding sequence TTGGCTGTAGCATTAGAGAAAGTTACTGAAGGCGGATTGAATACGTTGAAGAATCTCTTCGAGCTTGCTGCGTATGATCTATCTGAATGGAGCGGAGCGAACATCGGCGAGGGAGGACAATATCTACAAGATCTAGATTGTAAAAGCTGGTATGAAAACCCGGATTATAGATTGTTTTTCATTAGGGTTGAAGGGCTATTGGCAGGGTGTATTGTAATTAGATATTTAAATGACGAGAACATGTATTATTTAAATCATTTTTTTGTTTTACGGAAATTCAGAGGGAAGCGTATTGGCAAGGAAGCAGCGACGATGGCGTTCAACCTGTATGAAGGAAAATGGAGAGTCAGTGAATTCGATTGGAATGTACCTGCACAGCTCTTCTGGAGAAAAGTTATCCAAGGCTACACGAATGATAGCTTCATAGAATCAAGAAGAAAAGATAATAAGGGACCTGCACAAGAATTTACAAATCAAAAGCTATAA
- a CDS encoding carbohydrate ABC transporter permease, whose translation MPRLRSCFREAVAVLAFLGPSFAGFMLFYVIPFGAAAYYSLVDTPVQGHFVGLDNYRQLWASASFRKAFGNSLVFASVSVPLLFAASLALGLLLNGAVPLRRTFRTLFLLPLVVPVASIALVWQAMFHWDGAINGLAARWGMQPVDWMNSRWSFDVMLVVYVWKNIGYNLVLFLAGLANIPAELREAASIDGAGRWRQFRSIVWPGLVPVSFFVVVMSVVSSFKVFRETYLVAGAYPNDAIYTLQHFMNNQFQSLDYPKLTSAAVLLAFVIGTVVYGLFRAERRFGEVQG comes from the coding sequence ATGCCCAGGCTTCGCTCGTGCTTTCGGGAGGCGGTTGCCGTGCTGGCTTTCCTGGGGCCAAGCTTCGCGGGCTTCATGCTGTTCTACGTCATCCCGTTCGGGGCGGCAGCGTATTACTCGCTCGTCGACACGCCGGTGCAAGGCCATTTCGTCGGATTGGACAATTACCGGCAGCTATGGGCAAGCGCATCGTTTCGCAAAGCATTCGGCAATTCGCTCGTCTTCGCAAGCGTCAGCGTTCCGCTCTTATTCGCGGCGTCGCTCGCACTCGGCTTGCTGTTGAACGGAGCGGTGCCGTTGCGACGGACCTTTCGTACGTTGTTTCTTCTGCCGCTCGTCGTACCCGTCGCGTCGATCGCGCTCGTCTGGCAAGCGATGTTTCACTGGGACGGGGCAATCAACGGACTTGCGGCCAGATGGGGAATGCAGCCCGTCGATTGGATGAACAGCCGTTGGTCGTTCGACGTGATGCTAGTCGTATATGTATGGAAGAACATCGGTTACAACCTGGTTCTATTCTTGGCCGGACTCGCCAATATTCCGGCAGAGCTGCGGGAAGCGGCATCGATTGACGGCGCCGGGCGCTGGCGGCAGTTTCGGTCGATCGTCTGGCCGGGCCTGGTGCCCGTATCGTTCTTCGTCGTTGTCATGTCGGTCGTCAGTTCCTTCAAAGTGTTCCGGGAGACGTACCTGGTTGCCGGCGCCTATCCGAATGATGCGATTTATACGCTGCAGCATTTCATGAACAACCAATTTCAAAGTCTGGACTATCCGAAACTGACTTCTGCCGCCGTATTGCTGGCATTCGTCATCGGCACTGTCGTATATGGGCTGTTCCGGGCCGAGCGCCGATTCGGGGAGGTGCAGGGATGA
- a CDS encoding sensor histidine kinase codes for MIRIRMRNSIAFRLFAVTFVVIMLFVGLLLTLLAAGFSSFYEQRQKSDLKNELRQIGREYAMTRQQEGHPGMPPYIAQFESDYFAKAAVLTVRDSAVTTVLMGGSQPRQQIILRSGNGNVRIPSDSEMILVPNPPQQSELEGMMLAAQEWVKNGAALSEVMAEDKTIVYRSLPDSLSAQDAAVHQLIAVTRVSGSDERNGVVLFAVSSLQPVSHAASVFKVLSIYVLGGALVLVLLLAFGYARMVTKPLIRLNALAGRLANPAIQERAGWKRNDEIGELARTLDFLADNWHGTLLELETANEKLRKDIEREKKLEQMRRQFIAGVSHELKTPLSLIGGYAEGLRDNIGSGAKREMYAEVILEEARRMAAIVGDMLDLSHLESGQYSLKLESFHVPELLNEAAERAAALGAAKSIDVVVNLTFDEEERMAAVADRFRIDQVLTNLLTNAVRHTPEGAKIALTAAAEGDDWHIAVYNDGEPIPEEELSRIWGQFYRVDKGRSRESGGTGIGLAIVRQILELHGSRYDARNERKGVAFAFTLRRA; via the coding sequence ATGATCCGCATTCGCATGCGCAATTCCATCGCATTCCGGCTGTTCGCTGTCACCTTCGTCGTCATTATGCTATTCGTCGGCCTCTTGCTGACGCTGCTCGCGGCCGGCTTCTCCTCGTTCTACGAACAGCGGCAGAAGAGCGATCTTAAGAACGAGTTGCGGCAGATCGGCAGGGAATACGCCATGACCCGGCAGCAAGAAGGCCATCCGGGGATGCCGCCATATATCGCGCAATTCGAAAGCGATTATTTTGCCAAAGCTGCCGTGCTGACGGTGAGAGATAGCGCCGTTACGACCGTGCTCATGGGAGGAAGCCAGCCGCGACAGCAGATCATCCTGCGCAGCGGCAACGGAAACGTAAGGATCCCGAGCGATTCAGAGATGATCCTCGTCCCTAATCCCCCTCAGCAATCGGAGCTCGAGGGCATGATGCTCGCTGCGCAGGAATGGGTCAAGAACGGGGCCGCGCTCAGCGAAGTCATGGCGGAAGACAAGACGATCGTTTACAGATCGTTGCCTGATTCCCTATCGGCGCAGGACGCCGCCGTCCACCAATTGATTGCTGTCACGCGCGTCTCCGGCAGCGACGAGCGCAATGGCGTCGTGCTGTTCGCCGTCTCTTCGCTGCAGCCCGTCTCCCACGCAGCCAGCGTGTTCAAGGTCCTCTCCATTTACGTGCTCGGCGGGGCGCTCGTCCTCGTGCTGCTGCTCGCCTTCGGTTACGCGCGCATGGTGACGAAGCCGTTGATCCGTCTCAACGCGCTTGCCGGCAGGTTGGCGAATCCGGCCATCCAAGAACGCGCCGGATGGAAACGGAATGACGAGATCGGAGAGCTTGCGCGCACGCTTGATTTTCTGGCTGACAACTGGCACGGGACGTTGTTGGAGCTGGAAACCGCGAACGAGAAGCTGCGGAAAGATATCGAGCGAGAGAAGAAGCTGGAACAGATGAGGCGCCAGTTTATTGCCGGCGTTTCCCATGAGCTGAAGACGCCTTTGAGTCTGATCGGGGGCTATGCCGAAGGATTAAGGGACAATATCGGAAGCGGAGCCAAGCGCGAAATGTATGCCGAGGTCATCTTGGAAGAAGCTCGGCGGATGGCGGCCATCGTGGGCGACATGCTGGATTTGTCTCACTTGGAATCGGGGCAGTACTCGCTTAAGCTGGAATCGTTCCATGTTCCGGAGCTGTTGAACGAAGCGGCGGAACGGGCGGCGGCGCTCGGCGCAGCAAAATCCATCGACGTGGTCGTGAATCTGACTTTCGACGAGGAGGAGCGGATGGCGGCTGTCGCCGACCGGTTTCGCATCGACCAAGTGCTGACGAATTTGCTGACGAACGCAGTCCGGCATACCCCGGAAGGCGCTAAGATCGCCTTGACGGCGGCGGCGGAAGGCGATGACTGGCATATCGCCGTTTATAATGATGGTGAGCCGATTCCGGAAGAGGAGCTGTCTCGCATTTGGGGGCAGTTTTATCGCGTCGACAAGGGTCGAAGCCGAGAGAGCGGCGGCACGGGGATCGGCCTTGCGATCGTGCGTCAGATTCTCGAGCTGCACGGCAGCCGTTACGACGCGCGCAACGAACGCAAAGGCGTTGCGTTCGCGTTTACGCTCCGCAGGGCGTAG
- a CDS encoding efflux RND transporter periplasmic adaptor subunit: MERRKRMLRWAIGLFVLALLLLTYLSTTIQTMALPKVAVEEPSMGSLDLSITEEAYLEPAYSAPLTPLGNWKVTDVHVKKGERVKKGDPLLTFDPAETERTLEDDKTRYKQQQIKLSQLLIGLKPLLREGADSDTIGKQKKDIEAQQLEMEIASRQINDLEKQIHDGRVLRAPFDGVVTTLSAEAGITVSPGQQVCVLASDTSGYQVEIPASGDAASALQIGREAEVVIDGEGFDPLTGKISGIESASEQGAASGDEAGSDAKTITIDIVGTGLSPGLKATVYIEQESGKPGFKIPVTALKADDSGAYVFTVTVKEGPLGSSYFVKKTYVETGDASDDTVVIQSGLMPEERIVTDTSEPLSDGDRVRLE, encoded by the coding sequence ATGGAACGGCGCAAAAGAATGCTTCGCTGGGCAATCGGCCTTTTTGTCCTAGCCTTGCTGCTGTTGACCTATTTGTCCACGACAATTCAAACGATGGCACTCCCGAAAGTAGCGGTGGAGGAGCCGTCGATGGGCAGTCTGGACCTGAGCATCACCGAGGAGGCTTACTTGGAGCCCGCGTATTCAGCGCCGCTGACGCCGCTCGGCAATTGGAAAGTAACCGATGTCCATGTGAAGAAAGGAGAGCGCGTCAAGAAAGGCGATCCGCTTCTTACTTTCGATCCGGCCGAAACAGAACGGACGCTGGAGGACGACAAGACCCGTTACAAGCAGCAGCAGATCAAGTTGTCACAGCTGCTCATCGGCCTGAAGCCGCTGCTCCGTGAAGGTGCCGACTCGGATACGATCGGGAAACAGAAGAAGGACATCGAAGCGCAACAGCTGGAAATGGAAATCGCCAGCCGGCAAATCAATGATCTGGAGAAGCAAATTCACGATGGACGGGTGCTTCGCGCGCCGTTCGATGGCGTGGTTACGACACTATCCGCCGAAGCAGGCATCACGGTGTCCCCTGGTCAGCAGGTGTGCGTATTAGCCAGCGATACTTCGGGTTACCAGGTGGAGATTCCGGCATCGGGCGATGCTGCATCCGCCTTGCAAATTGGCCGTGAAGCCGAAGTGGTCATCGACGGCGAAGGATTCGATCCGCTGACGGGGAAGATCTCGGGTATCGAGAGCGCGTCGGAGCAGGGGGCAGCTTCGGGGGATGAGGCCGGCTCGGATGCCAAGACGATTACGATCGACATCGTCGGTACCGGATTGTCGCCCGGTTTGAAGGCAACGGTCTATATCGAGCAAGAGAGCGGCAAGCCAGGTTTCAAAATACCGGTAACCGCGTTGAAAGCCGACGACAGCGGGGCATACGTGTTTACGGTGACCGTTAAGGAAGGCCCGCTCGGCTCGTCTTATTTTGTGAAGAAGACGTATGTGGAGACGGGGGATGCAAGCGACGATACCGTCGTCATCCAAAGTGGGCTCATGCCCGAAGAACGGATCGTTACGGATACGAGCGAGCCGCTCAGTGACGGCGACCGTGTCCGATTAGAATAA
- a CDS encoding GNAT family N-acetyltransferase produces MDYAIIDYDPSYALQTVTMWRASKEQAIGQPAIHSVEDHVYFLNHILTNSNKVYLAIERSGKQVAGILACNENWVNQLYIHTQHQGKGIGKKLLDLAKQQSDGKLFLYTFEVNKKAQRFYERNGFRIVARGNENEEQLDDIKYAWTR; encoded by the coding sequence ATGGACTATGCCATTATCGACTACGACCCATCTTATGCGTTGCAAACGGTTACGATGTGGAGAGCGAGCAAGGAACAAGCGATTGGGCAGCCAGCGATCCATTCTGTTGAAGACCATGTTTATTTTCTGAATCACATTTTGACCAACAGCAATAAGGTGTATCTCGCTATTGAACGTTCAGGGAAGCAAGTCGCGGGCATACTCGCTTGCAACGAGAATTGGGTGAATCAGCTATACATTCATACGCAGCATCAAGGGAAGGGAATAGGAAAGAAGCTGCTGGACCTCGCGAAACAGCAATCGGACGGCAAACTGTTTTTGTACACGTTTGAGGTGAACAAGAAAGCGCAGCGATTCTATGAGCGAAACGGATTCCGGATCGTGGCCAGAGGCAATGAGAACGAAGAGCAGCTGGATGATATTAAGTATGCGTGGACCCGATGA
- a CDS encoding ABC transporter substrate-binding protein produces the protein MENKSVRWQSAAASALLLGSLLTACSSGDNNTNTATDTANTANPSDTSNSAQQDADAKQTVTVSVFTEDRFLEDAVSRFEQSHPNIDIEVQETVPTDTSGKQMIRRAGPGDDGPPAGDVDKYVNAVGAALMSGKGSDLISVGYLPVDRYLDKGMFADWSELAGKDKSFNSADYYEKVLKGMTGSTGWYAIPVGYTLEVLMGNKSAIQDAGGVDDKTWNWEQFIALCEKISKQASANGESPLVLGGQKPEDLMGFLTETVYGKLVSKDGNQSSFDEEAFRVYLEQVKKLYDSGAVSADDLGRMQQVFSKMSMSQPMELASLPSAQENGEAVVLNPPGTGEDEGLPFTSDLAFALNARSKVKPAAWEFVKFLLSKEIQAAPSMMAFPVNQAAAKEKLEQFVEMQKSGKVKMMIKDKNGPERSLTITPEQIDSVLQLLPTVGKYQRKDDKVIGMIKEEAAAYFAGSKSSEAVAKAAANRIDTYLNE, from the coding sequence ATGGAAAACAAATCGGTTCGATGGCAGTCGGCGGCAGCTTCCGCGCTGCTGCTCGGTTCCCTGTTGACTGCCTGCAGCTCGGGCGACAACAATACGAATACAGCTACGGATACGGCGAATACGGCCAATCCATCGGATACGTCGAATTCTGCGCAGCAAGACGCGGACGCCAAGCAAACCGTCACGGTATCGGTATTCACCGAAGACCGCTTCCTGGAGGATGCGGTATCCCGGTTCGAGCAGTCTCACCCGAATATCGACATCGAAGTTCAAGAGACAGTACCAACGGATACGAGCGGGAAACAAATGATACGAAGAGCCGGTCCGGGCGACGACGGCCCGCCTGCAGGCGACGTCGATAAATACGTCAACGCCGTCGGTGCCGCGCTGATGTCCGGGAAAGGCTCGGATCTGATCTCGGTCGGCTACCTTCCTGTGGACCGCTACTTGGATAAAGGGATGTTTGCGGATTGGAGCGAGCTGGCGGGCAAGGACAAGAGCTTTAACAGCGCGGATTACTACGAAAAGGTTCTGAAGGGCATGACGGGGAGCACGGGCTGGTACGCGATTCCGGTGGGGTATACGCTCGAAGTATTAATGGGGAATAAGTCCGCCATTCAAGATGCAGGCGGCGTTGACGATAAAACGTGGAACTGGGAGCAATTCATCGCGCTCTGCGAGAAAATCTCGAAGCAGGCCAGCGCGAACGGCGAGAGTCCGCTCGTATTGGGAGGGCAGAAGCCAGAAGACTTGATGGGCTTTTTGACGGAGACCGTCTACGGCAAGCTTGTCTCGAAGGATGGCAATCAATCGTCGTTCGACGAAGAAGCATTCCGCGTCTATTTGGAGCAGGTGAAGAAGCTGTACGACAGCGGGGCCGTATCGGCCGATGATCTCGGGAGAATGCAGCAGGTCTTCTCGAAGATGAGCATGTCGCAGCCGATGGAGCTGGCCTCGCTGCCGTCCGCGCAGGAGAACGGCGAAGCTGTCGTTCTGAATCCGCCGGGAACCGGGGAAGACGAAGGGCTTCCGTTTACCTCCGACCTCGCCTTCGCCTTGAATGCCCGTTCCAAAGTAAAGCCCGCTGCATGGGAGTTCGTAAAATTCCTGCTTTCCAAGGAGATTCAGGCTGCGCCGTCCATGATGGCGTTCCCTGTGAATCAGGCTGCGGCAAAGGAGAAATTGGAGCAATTCGTCGAGATGCAGAAGAGCGGCAAAGTGAAAATGATGATCAAGGACAAGAACGGCCCCGAGCGTTCGCTGACGATTACGCCGGAACAGATTGACTCCGTGCTGCAGCTCCTTCCAACTGTAGGCAAATATCAGCGCAAGGACGATAAGGTAATCGGCATGATCAAGGAAGAAGCTGCCGCTTACTTCGCTGGCAGCAAGTCGTCGGAAGCGGTCGCCAAGGCTGCGGCTAACCGGATCGATACTTATTTGAACGAATAG
- a CDS encoding carbohydrate ABC transporter permease: MSAGTNKAAANNAAVSVKLLLLFMFAALVLFPIALTLSNAFMSEREITHHYGVLDDKETGEDAAAMPTIHVTIRWIPEQVTLKPFANVLIFSSKFLMLFWNSVKLTVPILLGQTAVGTLAGYAFAKLVFPGRDKLFFFYLLTMLMPFQVTLVPNYLVADKLGLLNSYGAIIWPGVFAAFGVFLMRQFTTGIPDAYLEAARIDGAGHFRAFIHIVLPIVKPGMTALILLVFADNWNMVEQPLLFLSEPFRQPLSVYLARIAEGERGVAFASSALYMAPMVLLFLYGEDQLVAGIQRSGVKG; this comes from the coding sequence ATGAGCGCAGGAACGAATAAGGCTGCTGCGAATAACGCTGCCGTTTCCGTCAAGCTGCTGCTCCTGTTCATGTTCGCCGCATTGGTCCTGTTTCCGATCGCGTTGACCCTGTCCAATGCATTTATGTCAGAGAGGGAAATCACGCATCATTATGGCGTTCTGGACGATAAGGAGACGGGAGAGGATGCCGCGGCGATGCCGACGATTCACGTGACGATTCGCTGGATACCGGAACAGGTAACGCTGAAGCCGTTCGCCAACGTGCTGATTTTCAGCTCGAAGTTTCTGATGCTGTTCTGGAATTCCGTTAAGTTGACGGTTCCCATCCTTCTCGGCCAGACGGCGGTCGGAACGTTGGCGGGCTATGCATTTGCGAAGCTGGTCTTTCCGGGCAGGGACAAGCTGTTCTTCTTCTATTTGTTAACGATGCTCATGCCGTTTCAAGTGACGCTGGTGCCTAATTATCTCGTGGCTGACAAGCTGGGGCTGCTGAATTCATACGGAGCCATCATCTGGCCCGGGGTGTTCGCCGCATTCGGCGTATTCTTAATGCGTCAATTTACGACAGGCATACCAGATGCGTACTTGGAAGCGGCGCGTATCGACGGTGCTGGACATTTCCGCGCTTTTATCCATATCGTGCTGCCCATCGTCAAGCCGGGCATGACCGCGCTGATACTGCTCGTCTTCGCCGACAACTGGAACATGGTCGAGCAGCCGCTGCTCTTCCTGTCCGAGCCGTTCCGTCAACCGTTATCCGTTTATTTGGCCCGGATCGCCGAAGGCGAGCGCGGTGTGGCGTTCGCGTCATCGGCGCTGTACATGGCTCCGATGGTACTGCTGTTTCTATACGGCGAAGATCAGCTGGTCGCCGGCATTCAGCGTTCCGGGGTCAAAGGCTAG
- a CDS encoding SDR family oxidoreductase, with the protein MIPGYPYYSQETKCKQVPVTFPPQHQDRQPGLEYLMVPVPISDNPAYKGSGKLSGKIAVITGGDSGIGRAVSIAFAKEGADVAIVYLYEREDATATKHMVEKYGRRCLLIEGDLRQPAFSAEIVQRTVDFYGKLDTLVLNQGVQFPQKSILDITDEQLEDTYRTNIFPHFYLTKAALPHLKPGSTIISTASVTAYAGAPLLVDYSSTKGAIVSFTRSLSLQLVDCGIRVNAVAPGPTWTPLIVSSYSAEYVKTFGLETPMKRAGQPFELAPTYVYLASDDSSFVTGQVLHVNGGVMTET; encoded by the coding sequence ATGATTCCTGGATATCCGTACTACAGTCAAGAAACGAAGTGCAAACAGGTGCCGGTCACCTTTCCGCCGCAGCATCAAGACAGGCAGCCCGGCCTGGAATATCTCATGGTTCCCGTACCGATCTCGGATAATCCGGCCTATAAGGGAAGCGGCAAACTATCCGGCAAAATCGCGGTCATAACAGGCGGCGACAGCGGAATCGGCCGCGCCGTCTCGATCGCATTCGCCAAAGAAGGCGCGGATGTCGCCATCGTCTACCTGTACGAGCGCGAGGATGCGACTGCGACCAAGCACATGGTCGAGAAGTATGGACGCCGATGCCTCTTGATCGAGGGCGACCTGCGGCAGCCGGCATTTTCCGCCGAAATCGTCCAGCGAACGGTGGATTTCTACGGCAAGCTCGATACGCTGGTGCTGAATCAAGGCGTTCAATTCCCGCAGAAGAGCATCCTGGACATTACCGATGAACAGCTGGAGGATACGTACCGCACGAACATTTTCCCTCATTTCTATCTGACGAAAGCCGCACTGCCCCATCTGAAGCCGGGGAGCACGATTATTAGCACCGCTTCCGTTACCGCCTACGCGGGAGCCCCGCTGCTCGTCGACTATTCATCCACGAAAGGCGCCATCGTTTCCTTCACCCGCTCCTTGTCGCTGCAATTGGTTGACTGCGGCATTCGCGTGAACGCCGTGGCGCCCGGTCCGACCTGGACCCCGCTCATCGTATCCAGCTATTCGGCCGAGTACGTGAAAACGTTCGGGCTGGAAACGCCCATGAAGCGGGCGGGCCAGCCGTTCGAGCTGGCTCCTACCTATGTCTACTTGGCTTCCGACGATTCGTCGTTCGTGACGGGCCAAGTGCTGCACGTCAACGGCGGTGTCATGACGGAAACTTGA
- a CDS encoding nucleoside/nucleotide kinase family protein, with the protein MNPLSKIICICGPSGAGKSSLMERTVEVLDDSVSFYFDAYQSTLISPDPADVYQRIVTGEIADPMDVVRKEIKNDKFVADLKALRQGHEIIDPWNRKLQPAKYILVEEPFGRLREGMDELIHTVVCIDLPLEIALCRRVIRNLTYDYRIEPAESRLDYVLNYVKGFHDGEGMAIKWLQEKLKETSELILDGLHPKERLVEELVTSITNL; encoded by the coding sequence ATGAATCCTTTATCCAAGATCATCTGTATTTGCGGGCCTTCCGGGGCGGGGAAAAGTTCATTAATGGAACGCACGGTTGAAGTGCTCGACGATTCCGTTAGTTTTTATTTCGATGCCTATCAATCCACGTTAATTTCTCCCGATCCTGCAGACGTGTACCAAAGGATTGTTACCGGAGAAATCGCTGATCCGATGGATGTAGTCAGGAAAGAGATTAAGAATGATAAATTCGTTGCCGACCTTAAGGCTCTGCGGCAAGGTCATGAAATAATCGATCCTTGGAACCGTAAATTGCAACCGGCCAAATATATTCTTGTTGAAGAGCCTTTCGGCCGATTGAGGGAGGGCATGGATGAACTAATCCATACTGTTGTTTGCATTGATCTTCCGCTTGAAATCGCTCTCTGTCGAAGAGTGATTCGTAATCTTACCTACGATTATAGGATTGAACCCGCCGAATCAAGGCTGGATTATGTATTGAACTATGTAAAAGGCTTTCACGACGGAGAAGGAATGGCCATTAAATGGCTGCAAGAGAAGCTCAAGGAAACATCGGAGTTAATCCTTGACGGACTTCATCCTAAGGAACGGCTGGTCGAGGAGCTGGTGACTTCAATAACGAACCTATAA
- a CDS encoding M23 family metallopeptidase has protein sequence MVKEIVIHPVYDHAYYCFEHPEGQLTSLGDAVGVDCVIHKFVDGWMRAYKGDGTQNEDWYGWGADVLAPFDGIVADIYVNPTTNKPGHFEQSRASAIHFTHNCDETHVLYAHIMDVCVEKGEQVKAGQVVAKVGNNGFSRHPHLHIGAWRNNVPLQVRFDLSLMGKQFSAYGEGRYYK, from the coding sequence ATGGTAAAAGAAATCGTCATCCATCCCGTATACGATCATGCGTATTATTGCTTCGAACATCCTGAAGGACAATTAACTTCCTTAGGCGATGCTGTTGGGGTTGATTGCGTGATCCATAAATTCGTTGATGGCTGGATGAGAGCCTATAAGGGAGATGGCACCCAGAATGAAGATTGGTACGGATGGGGGGCAGACGTACTAGCTCCTTTTGACGGCATTGTAGCGGACATTTACGTCAATCCAACCACCAATAAGCCTGGCCATTTCGAACAAAGTAGAGCAAGCGCTATTCATTTTACCCATAATTGCGATGAAACGCATGTGCTATATGCTCATATTATGGATGTATGCGTTGAAAAGGGCGAACAAGTGAAAGCCGGACAAGTTGTCGCGAAAGTAGGCAATAACGGGTTTTCTAGGCATCCGCATTTGCATATCGGAGCATGGAGAAACAATGTTCCTTTACAGGTCAGATTTGATTTATCTCTGATGGGGAAACAATTCAGCGCGTATGGGGAAGGACGATATTATAAGTAG
- a CDS encoding VOC family protein: MSPDFAFTRIGYVYVPTTQLGASIAWYTDNLAFKLINKFQDRGSYIAVLQHPHLNAISLLLIETSDNHPLEITRNGKPFPIMAMNCPDIEGTHRSLKDKGLEVEDIQTLGAGEAKYFYFRDNEGNLLEAAWSIWDPKDGFKEEFEQSVKI, encoded by the coding sequence ATGAGTCCGGATTTTGCATTTACACGCATTGGCTATGTGTATGTTCCTACAACGCAGCTGGGTGCATCAATAGCTTGGTATACAGATAACCTGGCGTTCAAATTAATCAATAAGTTCCAAGACCGCGGTTCTTACATTGCTGTATTGCAACATCCGCACCTGAACGCGATCTCATTACTGCTCATTGAAACAAGTGATAATCATCCTTTAGAAATCACAAGAAACGGTAAGCCTTTTCCTATCATGGCTATGAATTGTCCCGATATTGAGGGCACGCACCGATCACTGAAAGATAAAGGCCTTGAGGTAGAAGATATTCAAACGCTTGGTGCAGGAGAAGCGAAGTATTTCTACTTCCGAGATAATGAGGGGAATTTATTAGAAGCAGCGTGGTCCATTTGGGATCCGAAGGATGGTTTCAAAGAAGAGTTTGAGCAGTCCGTTAAGATATGA